The Takifugu rubripes chromosome 7, fTakRub1.2, whole genome shotgun sequence genome has a segment encoding these proteins:
- the chd4b gene encoding chromodomain-helicase-DNA-binding protein 4 isoform X2, translating into MSGSEDEREDFGAADEHSLLPGEDDLDDALSEVEEVPKSKKKKKAKKSSRESRSSKRQRPIREEFPVSSPEHLIGSEAADRDPDEGAMRSESEGSDYAPGKKKKKRSSSAKDKKKSASAEKGSSSASKSKRKDPEPDDDDDDEEDCQPKSSAQLLEAWGMKDIDHVFTQEDYNALTNYKAFSQFVRPLIAAKNPKIAVSKMMTLMMAKWREFSTNNPLKGSATANAALAAANVAAAVENMVATGTDGASETAVAASAAPAAPAVAAAAPVVPQPAPAPPLRKAKTKEGKGPNARKKSKPAPKPPPKPKPKKVAPLKIKLGGLNSKRKRSSSDEDEPDVDSDFDDGSFSVSDGSNRSSRPKKKPKSSKKKKKVETEDGDGYETDHQDYCEVCQQGGEIILCDTCPRAYHMVCLDPDMEKAPEGKWSCPHCEKEGIQWEAKDELSEGEGEDEEDRRDEGVEEEDDHHIEFCRVCKDGGELLCCDTCPSSYHIHCLNPPLPEIPNGEWICPRCKCPPMKGKVQKVLTWRWGEPPAPTPVPRPADLPPDAPDPPPLAGRREREFFVKWCNMSYWHCSWVLELQLELNCQVMFRNYQRKTDMDEPPPVDFGGEGDDDKSSKRKNKDPLFARMEEEICRYGVKMEWLMIHRVLNHSVDKKNNVHYLIKWRDLPYDQSTWESEDMDIPEYDPYKQTYWNHRELMVGEEGRPGKKLKKTVKVKKAERPPANPVVDPTIKFDRQPDYLDSTGGTLHPYQLEGLNWLRFSWAQATDTILADEMGLGKTVQTAVFLYSLYKEGHSKGPFLVSAPLSTIINWEREFEMWAPDMYVVTYVGDKDSRAVIRENEFSFEGNAIRGGKKASKMKKDSTVKFHVLLTSYELITIDQAVLGSIEWACLVVDEAHRLKNNQSKFFRVLNNYQLQHKLLLTGTPLQNNLEELFHLLNFLTPERFNNLEGFLEEFADIAKEDQIKKLHDMLGPHMLRRLKADVFKHMPSKTELIVRVELSPMQKKYYKFILTRNFEALNTRGGGNQVSLLNVVMDLKKCCNHPYLFPAAATEAAKLPNGMYEGNSLVKSSGKLMLLQKMMRKLKEGGHRVLVFSQMTKMLDLLEDFLENEGYKYERIDGGVTGNMRQEAIDRFNAPGAPQFAFLLSTRAGGLGINLASADTVIIYDSDWNPHNDIQAFSRAHRIGQNRKVMIYRFVTKASVEERITQVAKKKMMLTHLVVRPGLGSKTGSMSKQELDDILKFGTEELFKDEIGDGDNKEDDSSVIHYDDHAIDRLLDRNQDATEDTELQSMNEYLSSFKVAQYVVKDEDDEEEVEREVIKQEESVDPDYWEKLLRHHYEQQQEDLARNLGKGKRTRKPVNYNDGSQEERGIRQDWQEDQSDNQSDYSVASEEGDEDFDERSEANSRRPNRKGLRNDRDKPLPPLLARVGGNIEVLGFNARQRKAFLNAVMRYGMPPQDAFTNQWLVRDLRGKSEKEFKAYVSLFMRHLCEPGADGAETFADGVPREGLSRQHVLTRIGVMSLIRKKVQEFEHVNGQWSMPWMAELEENKRAAALAAGEDPKTPSTGTPADTQPNTPIPEDLSKSDEKEEGKKDCEDGKGTKKMDDSEIIEIPDESEKSPDLEKKEVDSTAEKEEKSTGNGEGGKEKEAEDAGKDKEEKDKTSELDDAPAEVKAEGSDGKNSEAEVGKDEKMDTSSPVEEKKELKEEKDGVKTEEATKLQNGENAKEGATAAPVVNVSEEKKKATKQRFMFNIADGGFTELHSLWQNEERAATVTKKTFEIWHRRHDYWLLAGIIQHGYARWQDVQNDVRFAILNEPFKGEMSRGNFLEIKNKFLARRFKLLEQALVIEEQLRRAAYLNMTEDPAHPSMALNTRFSEVECLAESHQHLSKESMSGNKPANAVLHKVLKQLEELLSDMKADVTRLPATIARIPPVAVRLQMSERNILSRLASRGPEVTSQSQSQTSQQMQVPR; encoded by the exons ATGTCGGGCAGTGAGGATGAGAGAGAAGACTTTGGAGCCGCGGACGAGCATTCACTTCTTCCCG GTGAGGACGATCTGGACGATGCTTTAtctgaggtggaggaggtgcccaagtccaagaagaagaagaaagctaaGAAAAGCAGCCgggagagcaggagcagcaagaGGCAGAGACCCATCAGAGAG GAGTTTCCAGTCAGCTCCCCAGAGCATCTAATTGGTTCTGAAGCAGCAGATAGAGATCCAGATGAGGGGGCTATGCGTTCCGAGAGTGAGGGAAGTGATTATGCCcccgggaagaagaagaagaagcgctCTAGCTCTGctaaagataaaaagaaaagtgcGAGTGCAGAGAAGGGAAGTTCGTCTGCCTCAAAGAGCAAACGCAAAGATCCAGAGCCtgacgatgacgacgacgacgaagaGGATTGCCAG CCTAAAAGCTCAGCGCAGCTTCTTGAGGCATGGGGCATGAAGGACATTGACCACGTATTTACTCAGGAAGACTATAATGCCCTCACTAACTACAAGGCCTTCAGCCAGTTTGTCAG GCCTTTAATTGCAGCTAAGAATCCCAAAATTGCTGTATCTAAGATGATGACATTAATGATGGCCAAGTGGAGAGAGTTCAGTACCAACAATCCTCTTAAG GGCTCTGCCACGGCTAATGCGGCCCTGGCAGCTGCCaatgtggctgcagctgtggagaACATGGTGGCCACCGGGACGGACGGAGCTTCTGAAACTGCCGTTGCTGCTTCAGCCgcccctgctgctcctgctgttgctgccgctGCCCCCGTTGTGCCCCAGCCTGCCCCGGCGCCTCCGCTCCGCAAGGCCAAGACTAAAGAGGGCAAAG GTCCGAACGCTCGTAAGAAGTCAAAGCCCGCCCCCAAGCCCCCGCCGAAACCCAAACCTAAGAAGGTGGCACCACTCAAGATCAAATTAGGGGGACTCAACAGCAAGAGAAAACGCTCCTCT AGCGATGAGGACGAACCTGATGTTGACAGTGACTTCGATGATGGGAGTTTCTCCGTGTCCGATGGCTCCAACCGCAGCAGTCGCCCTAAGAAGAAACCCAAAagttcaaagaagaaaaagaaag TGGAGACGGAGGATGGCGACGGCTATGAGACGGATCATCAGGACTACTGTGAGGTTTGCCAGCAAGGAGGAGAGATCATCTTGTGTGACACCTGTCCAAGAGCTTATCACATGGTCTGCCTGGACCCTGACATGGAAAAAGCACCCGAGGGCAAGTGGAGCTGCCCACACTGT GAGAAAGAAGGCATCCAGTGGGAGGCCAAGGATGAGCTCTCTGAAGGTGAaggggaggatgaggaagacaggagagatgaaggggtggaggaggaggatgaccaCCACATTGAATTCTGCCGGGTGTGCAAGGATGGAGGAGAGCTGTTGTGCTGTGACACCTGCCCCTCCTCCTACCACATCCACTGCCTCAACCCTCCGCTCCCCGAAATCCCTAATGGAGAATGGATCTGCCCCCGCTGCAAG TGTCCACCAATGAAGGGTAAAGTCCAGAAGGTTTTAacatggaggtggggggagcCACCTGCCCCCACACCTGTCCCTCGGCCTGCTGACCTTCCACCCGATGCTCCTGACCCCCCACCACTGGCTGGGCGCAGGGAGAGGGAGTTCTTTGTCAAATGGTGCAATATGTCCTACTGGCATTGCTCGTGGGTGCTGGAGCTCCAG TTGGAGCTGAACTGCCAGGTGATGTTCCGTAACTACCAAAGGAAGACTGACATGGACGAGCCACCACCTGTGGATTTCGGAGGggagggtgatgatgataaaagcagcaaaaggaAGAACAAGGACCCTCTTTTTGCCCGCATGGAGGAGGAGATCTGCCGCTACGGTGTCAAGATGGAGTGGCTGATGATCCATCGCGTCCTCAACCACAG TGTTGATAAGAAAAATAATGTTCATTACTTAATCAAATGGAGAGATCTGCCTTATGACCAGTCAACCTGGGAGAGTGAAGACATGGACATCCCTGAATATGACCCCTACAAACAGACATACTGGAATCACAG AGAACTGATGGTGGGTGAGGAGGGCAGACCTGGAAAGAAGCTGAAGAAAACGGTTAAAGTCAAAAAAGCAGAGAGACCGCCGGCTAACCCAGTCGTAGAC CCTACCATTAAGTTTGATCGCCAGCCGGACTACCTGGACAGCACAGGTGGAACTCTGCATCCATACCAGCTGGAAGGACTAAACTGGCTCAGGTTTTCTTGGGCTCAAGCCACAGATACAATCCTTGCTGATGAGATGGGTTTAGGCAAGACTGTGCAGACTGCAGTGTTCCTCTACTCTCTTTACAAAGAG GGCCACTCCAAAGGTCCCTTCCTGGTCAGCGCTCCCCTTTCCACCATCATTAACTGGGAGAGAGAGTTTGAGATGTGGGCTCCCGATATGTATGTGGTGACCTATGTCGGAGACAAAGACAGCAGGGCTGTCATTCGTGAAAACGAGTTCTCCTTTGAAGGGAACGCCATCCGGGGCGGGAAAAAAGCCTCCAAAATGAAG AAAGACTCAACAGTCAAGTTTCATGTCCTGCTGACATCCTATGAGTTGATTACCATCGACCAGGCTGTGCTTGGCTCCATTGAGTGGGCTTGTCTGGTGGTAGATGAGGCGCACAGGCTGAAAAATAACCAGTCCAAG TTTTTCAGAGTCTTGAACAACTATCAGTTGCAACACAAGCTGCTGCTAACTGGGACTCCTCTTCAGAATAACTTGGAAGAGCTCTTCCACTTGCTGAACTTCTTGACCCCAGAGAGATTCAA CAACCTGGAGGGATTTCTTGAGGAATTTGCAGACATTGCCAAAGAGGACCAGATCAAGAAGCTCCACGACATGCTGGGACCACACATGCTCAGGAGGCTGAAGGCCGACGTATTCAAACACATGCCTTCAAAGACAGAGCTCATTGTTAGAGTGGAACTTAGCCCCATGCAGAA AAAATACTACAAGTTCATTCTTACACGCAATTTCGAGGCCCTGAACACGCGTGGGGGTGGAAACCAAGTCTCCCTGCTCAATGTGGTGATGGACCTTaaaaaatgttgcaatcacCCCTACCTCTTCCCTGCAGCTGCCACA GAGGCAGCAAAACTTCCCAACGGCATGTATGAGGGGAATTCTCTGGTAAAGTCTTCAGGGAAACTGATGCTGCTCCAGAAGATGATGAGAAAGCTGAAGGAGGGGGGCCACAGGGTTCTTGTTTTCTCTCAGATGACCAAaatgctggacctgctggaggacttCCTGGAGAATGAGGGCTACAAATATGAAAGAATTGATGGTGGAGTCACTGGAAACATGAGGCAGGAGGCTATCGACCGCTTTAATG CTCCAGGCGCTCCTCAGTTTGCTTTCCTCCTCTCAACCAGAGCGGGAGGTTTGGGCATCAATCTTGCATCAGCTGACACCGTCATCATTTATGATTCTGACTGGAACCCCCACAACGACATCCAG GCCTTCAGTAGGGCTCACCGTATCGGCCAGAACAGGAAGGTGATGATCTATCGTTTTGTTACCAAAGCTTCTGTTGAGGAGAGGATTACGCAG GTGgcgaagaagaagatgatgctgaCCCATTTGGTCGTGCGACCTGGTCTTGGCTCCAAGACGGGCTCCATGTCTAAGCAGGAGCTCGACGACATCCTCAAGTTTGGAACAGAGGAGTTGTTCAAGGATGAAATTGGAGATG GGGACAATAAAGAGGACGACAGCAGTGTGATCCATTATGACGATCACGCAATCGACCGTTTGCTTGACAGGAACCAGGATGCCACAGAGGACACTGAGCTCCAGAGCATGAATGAGTACCTCAGCTCATTCAAAGTGGCCCAATATGTGGtcaaagatgaagatgatgag gaagaggtggaaagGGAGGTGATCAAACAGGAAGAAAGCGTGGACCCCGACTACTGGGAGAAGCTGCTCCGCCACCActatgagcagcagcaggaggatctTGCTCGAAATCTGGGCAAAGGCAAAAGAACTCGAAAGCCGGTCAACTACAATGATGGCTCCCAAGAGGAACGAGGTATAAGACAGG ACTGGCAAGAAGATCAATCTGATAACCAGTCAGACTATTCTGTGGCCTCTGAGGAAGGTGACGAGGACTTCGATGAACGAAGTGAAG ctaATTCCCGCAGACCAAACCGTAAAGGGTTAAGGAATGACCGGGACAAACCTCTACCTCCACTGTTGGCCAGAGTGGGCGGGAACATCGAG GTTTTGGGCTTTAATGCCCGACAGAGGAAGGCTTTCCTGAACGCTGTGATGCGTTATGGGATGCCTCCCCAGGATGCGTTCACTAATCAGTGGCTGGTGAGGGACCTTCGCGGGAAGTCTGAGAAAGAGTTTAA GGCCTACGTGTCGCTTTTTATGCGTCACCTGTGCGAGCCGGGAGCTGATGGAGCCGAGACCTTTGCGGACGGCGTCCCGCGTGAGGGTCTGTCTCGGCAGCACGTGCTCACCCGCATTGGTGTCATGTCGCTCATAAGAAAGAAG GTGCAGGAGTTTGAGCACGTGAACGGCCAGTGGTCGATGCCCTGgatggcagagctggaggagaacaagaGGGCTGCAGCTTTGGCTGCAGGCGAAGACCCAAAGACTCCTTCAACAGGGACTCCTGCTGATACGCAGCCAAACACTCCTATCCCAG AAGATTTATCTAAATCGGATGAAAAggaagagggaaagaaggaCTGTGAGGATGGCAAGGGAACCAAGAAGATGGATGATTCCGAG aTTATTGAAATTCCGGACGAGTCTGAAAAATCACCAGACCTTGAGAAGAAAGAAGTTGACTccacagcagagaaagaggagaagagtACAGGAAATggagaaggaggaaaggagaaagAGGCTGAAGATGCCGGCAAggacaaagaagaaaaggacaaaaccTCGGAGTTGGACGACGCTCCCGCTGAGGTCAAGGCCGAAGGTTCCGATGGAAAGAACAGTGAAGCCGAGGTGGGAAAAGATGAGAAGATGGACACCAGTTCAccagtggaggaaaagaaag AactaaaggaagaaaaagacgGTGTGAAAACAGAGGAGGCCACAAAGCTGCAGAACGGCGAGAACGCCAAAGAAGGTGCGACAGCTGCGCCGGTGGTTAACGTCAgcgaggagaagaagaaagcaacGAAGCAGAGGTTCATGTTCAACATCGCAGATGGAGGATTCACAG aGCTTCACTCACTGTGGCAGAACGAAGAGCGAGCCGCCACCGTCACGAAGAAAACTTTTGAGATTTGGCACCGTCGCCATGACTACTGGCTGCTGGCTGGCATCATACA ACACGGTTACGCTCGGTGGCAGGACGTGCAGAATGATGTGAGGTTTGCCATCCTCAATGAGCCCTTCAAAGGCGAGATGAGCAGAGGAAACTTCCTGGAGATTAAGAACAAGTTTCTGGCACGCAGGTTCAAG TTGTTGGAGCAGGCGCTGGTGATCGAGGAGCAGCTGCGCAGGGCGGCGTATCTGAACATGACCGAGGACCCGGCCCACCCGTCGATGGCCCTGAACACCCGCTTCAGTGAGGTGGAGTGTCTGGCTGAGTCCCACCAGCACCTGAGCAAAGAGTCCATGTCTGGAAACAAGCCTGCCAATGCAGTTCTACATAAAG TTctcaaacagctggaggagcttctgAGTGACATGAAAGCCGACGTCACACGTCTCCCCGCGACCATCGCCAGGATACCCCCCGTTGCCGTGCGGCTTCAA